In Providencia alcalifaciens, the sequence CCGAAGTGTAGGTGGCGAGATTATCGCATCCCATGAATTCAATATTACTAAATCTGGGCATATCAAGCTGACTTCAACGGGAGCGTTGCAAGAGATTTTTATAGACAGTAATGGCAATCCAACCTTAGGATTAGGCTCTCAATTTTGCAGAGTCGGTATCGTATTAAATCAAAATGGGATTATCTGCCAAGTTGTCGACCATGAAACAAAGGGTGAGATATTCGCCAATATTATGTTGAGTTTAAAAGTTAATAACACATTGATTCCGTTTGTACCTGCGGCTCACACCATTTTAATTGGCCCCGATGATGGAGGTAATAGCTGGTATTATTACAATACAACTTACCCTGCGAGTTATTACTTTAAAAGCAACAATAGGAATGTATCGATATTTTTATCTAATACATTTTTGAAGCAACTTGTGTCGTCTAATGTTGATTTTAAAAATAGCCAAGAGTTTTTTACGTTTTCATTTACCAACTCAGCGGTACCTCAATCTGGTTATTATGAGTTCACACCGTCCAATACGATTATTCTTAAACCGCGGGATTATGGGATCAGTATTATTCCTTCCGACTTTAACCCGAACCAATCGAAAACGGGGAAAGTGGGAAATGAAGAGCCGCCAATAGAATTTAATTATATTGTGACGACCAGTGGACCAAGGCAGGCAGACTCTATCACCGCTAAAGTGGAAGGCCCAAGTACCACACTAAAAGGACAATCGTACTGTTTATTTAGCTCAGATGATGACAAATTCAAAGTGCCATTTTCAGCGTATTTATCGTTTAAAAATTACACGGGAAGCTTAGAGTCCTATCGAGCCAGTTGTGATAGTAATGAAATCTCCCTCAAAAATGCACTATGGGAAGAGACACCGTGGGCAAAACCGAATGAAGATTTAGGTTCATTTTATCGCACGAATTTAGATTTATCATTTCCAATGAATGAAGCGAACTCATTCTTTACGCTAGATGGGATTGATTGGTTAGGGACAGTTTCAGCAAGCGGTAATGTGACGGTAAAAGCCATCTGGACAGGCCCCGATATCCATTAAATATGGTCCATTTTTTAGGCGACTTATTCAATCTTAAGTCGCTTTTTTCTTCAGCACTAACAGGCTAAACATGAAATTAAATTCTTTGCTGAAATTCTTACTTCTTTTTATGATTATTTCCTTCAATCATAGTGCTAACGCGCTATACATTAGCTCGGATATCTCTTCGATGGATTCCGACAAAGAATTTTTTTCTAAGCCCTATATTAATGATACGAAAAAGACCAATTTATACAGTTTTAGTGCGTATCAAATTGATAAACCGGGCAGTCATGAGCAAGGGCGAGCTATTCATAATGGGGAAATTATCTTTACTCCGCTGAAGAAAATTTTATTACCGGGTGAGCAGGAATTCTTTAAAATTTTTTATCGCGGAACCGCGGACAACCAAGAGCGCTATTACAAAATCATCATTAGTGAAACGACACTTGAAATGCAAAATGATAATGAGCAACGTAAACAGCCGCTGTTTTACCCAACGGTCAGTTTAGAAACTTACTTTGTCGTGAGACCCAAGCAGCCTGATTTTAAATATATGCTCGACCAAAATGCAGGCATCTTGAAAAATACAGGGAATACCTACTTTAGAGTGTTGCTGCATAACAATTGTGATGCAGAGGATGATACCGAGCCTTACGTCCTTTACCTATTACCTAACCAAACGTATCAAGATGCGCGTTTAACCAAGAAAAGCCGCAAGTACATTGTGATTTTTGATAAATATTACGCCGTGGGTAATTGCGAGTAATTGTATTTTACTTCTGGGAGCGGAGGTTTTTTAGGTATTTAATATTGATAATGAATATCATTTATAAATAACTTATTTTCACATGAAAACTATCAGCTAAATACAATAATAATCATTTAGGAGTTGATAAAACCTTATCGTATTATTTTTTATAATCATTTGAAATGAAGGTTTTATATATTATAAATGTTTTTTTATGTGTTTTACTATATAACGAATTTCCAGAATTAACCGCGAGTTAAGCGGTAAAAAATAGTTCATTATGTTGATTATCAATGTGTTTATTGATGTAAGACAATCTCTCAAATTCCCCGATTGATATTATTAACTCAATCAAAAATTCTAATTACCTCTAATTATGTGACTGGCAGTTTTATCGCTAATAGCACACTAACTACATTTTTTATTCCATTATTTTAGCGAAAAAGTTCAGCGAAAAAACTTCTTATTATTTTAAGCAATTGCAATTTAAGTGAGCGAGTTATATATGGCCAATATAAAAGAGAAAGCTGCTGTTTTTGCTCCTCTTAGCCGTCGCGGCTTTGTGAAAGCGGGCGCCGTGACAGGTTTAGCCGCTGCTGCGGGAGGATTTTCTCTTCCGTTTAGCGCTTCAGCGGAAACAGAGCAAAAAACATCGACACCATCAGGAAATGAAAAAGTTGTTTGGAGTGCGTGTACAGTTAACTGCGGAAGCCGTTGCCCTCTGCGCATGCATGTCGTAGATGGCGAAATCAAATACGTTGAAACCGATAATACAGGTAATGACGTGTATGAAGAGTTGCACCAAGTGCGTGCATGCTTACGTGGTCGCTCTATGCGCCGCCGCGTCTATAACCCAGACCGTCTGCGCTACCCAATGATGCGCGTAGGCAAACGCGGTGAAGGTAAATTTAAGCGTATTAGTTGGGAAGAAGCCTTCGACGCTATTGCTGACAACATGAAGCGCTTAATTAAAGATTATGGTAATGAGTCTATTTACCTAAACTACGGTACAGGTACCCTTGGCGGTACCATGACAAAATCATGGCCACCGGGCGCGACTTTAATTGCTCGTCTCATGAACTGCTGTGGTGGTTATTTAAATCATTATGGCGATTACAGTACCGCACAAATTGCGGCAGGTCTGAATTACACCTTTGGTGGCTGGGCGGACGGTAACAGTCCATCAGACATCGAAAACTCTAAATTAGTCGTGATGTTTGGTAATAACCCGGGCGAAACGCGTATGAGCGGCGGCGGGGTGACTTACTATGTTGAACAAGCACGCGAAAAATCTAACGCAAAAATGATCATCATCGACCCTCGCTACACCGATACGGGTGCAGGGCGTGAAGATGAATGGATCCCAATTCGTCCGGGTACTGATGCGGCGCTCGTTAACGCTATCGCGTATGTGATGATCAAAGAAGACTTAGTGGATAAGCCATTCTTAGATAAATATTGCGTGGGCTACGATGAAACCACCATGCCAGCTGGCGCGCCAAAAAATGCGCACTACAAAGCTTATATCCTGGGTGATGGCCCTGACGGTCAAGCGAAAACGCCAGAATGGGCAGCATCCATCACAGGTATTCCGGCAGATCGCATTGTGAAATTAGCCCGTGAAATTGGTACTGCAAAACCGGCTTATATTGTGCAAGGTTGGGGTCCTCAGCGTCGTTCAAATGGTGAATTGACGTCTCGCGCTATCTCAATGCTGGCGATTTTAACCGGTAACATTGGTATTCATGGCGGTAACACGGGTGCTCGTGAAGGCTCTTACAGCATTCCATTCGTGCGTATGCCGACCTTAACTAACCCGGTGCAAACCAGCATTTCCATGTTTATGTGGACAGACGCCATCCTGCGTGGTCCTGAAATGACCGCTACCCGTGATGGTGTCCGTGGTAAAGACAAATTGGATGTACCAATTAAAATGGTATGGAACTACGCAGGTAATTGTTTAGTTAACCAACATTCAGAAATCAACCGTACCCACGATATCCTGCAAGACGAATCGAAGTGCGAAATGATTGTGGTGATTGATAACCACATGACCGCCTCTGCAAAATATGCCGATATTTTACTGCCAGACTGCACTGCGTCTGAGCAAATGGATTTCTGTATGGATGCTTCTGCGGGGAATATGTCCTACGTTATTTTTGCTGACCAAGCTATCAAACCGCGTTTTGAAAGCCGCAATATCTATGAAATGACCAGCGAAATTGCCAAACGTATGGGTGTCGGTGAACAGTTCACGGAAAATCGTACCCAAGAAGAGTGGTTGCGCCATTTATACGAACAATCTCGCGCTGCATTACCTGAGTTGCCAACGTTCGAAGAGTTCCGTGAGCAAGGTATCTTCAAAAAACGTGATCCTAAAGGTCACCATGTGGCTTACCAAAGCTTCCGTGAAGACCCAATTGCAAACCCATTAACCACGCCATCAGGCAAAATCGAGATCTATTCCGAGCAATTAGCGGAGCTGCAAAATTCATGGGAGCTGGAAGAGGGGGATGTTATCCATCCACTGCCAGTCTATTCCGTTGGGTTTGAGCAGTACGGCGATCCATTAATGGCGAAATTCCCATTACAGTTGACGGGCTTCCACTATAAATCACGTACCCACTCAACCTATGGCAACGTGGATGTACTGAAAGCGGCTTGTCCTCAAGAGTTATGGATCAACCCACAAGATGCGGCGAAACGTTCCCTGAAACAGGGGGATTTAGTCCGTGTATACAATGACCGAGGCGAAGTGCGTGTCAAAGTCAAAGTCACCCCGCGTATTTTACCGGGTGTGGTTGGTTTGGGTGAGGGTGCATGGTATGACCCTGATGGTAACCGCGTTGATCATGCGGGCAGCATTAACGTGCTGACTACGCAGCGTCCATCGCCACTGGCGAAAGGGAACCCATCACACTCTAATCTTGTTGAAGTTGTGAAAGCTTAAGGATGCCAGATATGTCAACGCAATATGGTTTTTATATCGATTCAAGTCGTTGCACTGGCTGCAAAACCTGTGAGTTAGCCTGCAAAGACTTTAAAAATTTATCTCCAGAAGTGAATTTCCGCCGTATTTATGAATACGCAGGGGGGGATTGGACTGAGCAAGATGGCGTTTATGGACAGAATGTTTTCGCCTATTACCTGTCGATTTCGTGTAACCACTGTGATGACCCAGCGTGTGCCAAAGTGTGCCCAAGCGGTGCGATGCACAAACGCGAAGATGGGTTTGTGGTGGTGGATGAAGAAGTCTGTATTGGTTGCCGCTATTGCAGCATGGCATGCCCTTACGGTGCGCCTCAGTTTGACCAAGAAAAAGGCCATATGACCAAGTGTGATGGTTGCTATGAGCGTGTTGCAGAAGGCAAAAAACCAATCTGTGTGGAATCTTGCCCATTACGGGCATTGGATATGGCACCGATTGAAGAGCTACGCGCCAAATATGGGGATTTAGCGGAAATCGCACCGTTACCATCGGCTGAGTATACTCATCCAAATATCGTCTTAAAATTGAATGCCAATAGCAAACCTGTCGGTGATACCACGGGTCATCTGGCTAACCCGGAGGAAGTTTAATATGGGCGCGGGAATTCATGAATGGCCATTGATGTTTTTCACCGTTATTGGTCAAAGTGTTGCAGGTGCATTTATTGTGATGGCAGCGGTTTTGTTAAGTGGAAAATTATCCCCTGAACTTAACCGTAAAGTGCATTACAGCATGTTCGGCCTGTGGGTGTTAATGGGGATTGGTTTCTTACTATCCACGATGCACATGGGGACACCACTGCGTGCATTTAATGCCTTCAATCGCCTAGGGGCTTCTTCACTGAGTAATGAAATTGCTAGTGGTGCAATCTTCTTTGCCTTTGGGGGCTTGTATTGGTTGTTGGCAGTGTTAAATAAAATGCCTGCTGCACTAGGTAAATTATGGTTAGTGGTGGTGGCTGTTCTTGCGGCTATCTTTGTGGTGGCAACTTCCCGTGTGTACCAAATCCCAACGGTACCAACATGGAATAACAGCTACACCATGATCAACTTTGTGCTAACGGCATTCTTAGGTGGGCCTATCTTAGCCGCGTTGCTATTGCGTGTGGCTGGGTTTGACCTGCAATGTATTCGTCGTCTCCCTGCATTGAGTGCGATAGCATTATTAGTGAGCGCAGCCGCCGCTATCTCTCAAGGATTTGACTTGGCGAGTATTGAAACCGCGGTACAAAAAGCAACGGATTTAGTGCCTGACTACGGTTTCTTAATGGATATTAAGATTGTCGCCGTTGCGATGGGTCTGGGCTGCTGGATCATGCCGTTAATCGCGAAACGTAATCCATCCGTCATCAACTTGGGTATTGGTACCCTGTTAGTGCTGGCGGGCGAGATAGTTGGACGCGGTGTGTTCTATGGTCTGCACATGACCGTGGGCATGGCAGTTAACTAATCATCACTACAAAGGCTTAGCAGATGGTTGCTAAGCCTGAGGTTGATAACAAAGAGGGATAAAAGCGTGGTTTTTCCCTCTTTGTGTTATCAGGCGAAAATCAATAAATTGATTTTCCTCGTTAATTTTACAACCCAAACGAGCCATTTCCAAACCTGATGGTTTTGTCAATGGTCTGAGGCTTAGCAACCTTTTGCTAAGCCTTTCGTTCCCAAGAATTTTTATCAATAATAAACAAAACAACACATAACACATGAACAGTGGATTACACACCATGAACGAACTCGCTTTAAATGATGTTTCTGTGACAGCTCGGATCCTTGGTGCGGCATTCTATTATTCCCCTGACCAAGTGCCTGAGATTATCGAATTATTGGTATCAGGTGAGTGGGTAGCAGATTGGCACTATGGCTCTGAAGAGCAAAAACAAGGGATTGCCGCAGAGATGGCGGCACTGCAACGTGATGATGAAACCCTAGATGAGGCCTATCAACGCCTCTTTATTGGCCCTTACGCACTCCCTTCTCCACCGTGGGGATCGGTCTGGCTCGATAAAGAAAATGTGCTGTTTGGCGAGTCTACCTTGCAACTTCGAAAGTGGATGCAAGCCAATCAAATTGATATTCATTTAACCCAAAACGAACCCGAAGACCATTTTGGTTTATTGATGATGATGGTGGCTTGGGTAGCGGAACATCAACCTGAAAATCTTTCTGAATTATTAGGCAAACATATTTTGCCATGGGGCCTGCTGTATTTAGGCAAAATGCAGGAAAAAGGCGATTCACCATTTTATGTGGGGCTGAGTAAGCTGGCGCATTTAACGCTGGTGGCTTGGCAGGATTCGATGAATATTGAAGCGGATAAAAAACTGATTTTTTATCGCTGATGAGTCGGTTGGCGATCTTGGGGATCGCCAATTTATCCTAAGGTTTGATTGGCTGTTTTTGTTGGATCCAAACGCGATAAGCAAAGGCACTGCCCACTAACCCTAAGTAAATAATCGGCTCAGGCGTTAAGGTTTTTAATGACAAAGCATAGTGGCAAAGTGCGAGTAATAGCGTTGGGTAAAGCAGCATGTGAATTCTTTTCCACCATATGCCTAAGCTTATTCGTATGCGGTTGAATGAACTCACCGCCATCAAAAATAAGCATAGCCAAGCAGTGGCACCAATCACTAAGTAGACCCGCGAAAAAACCTCTTCGAAAAAGAGTGCCCAATTATTGATGCCAATCTCCAGTAATAAATAGCTACTCAAATGCAGTACAGCCCAGAAAAAACACCATAATCCCAGTAATTTTCGTGTCTGAAACAGCGCGGTAAATCGCAATAATTTAGCGATAACCGGGATCAGTGCGATAACGACGAGTAAACGCAAAGCAGCTATTCCGGTAAAATGTTGGATGTCTTTAGCGGGATCAGCGCCAAATTGCTGGGTATCAATTAAAAAAATCAGCCATACCAAAGGAAGCAGAGCAATAAGATGAAAGCCTCCTTTGGTTAATCTCACTAATAACCTGTTTTCTTGAGGCATTAGAAGTATCTCCGCAAGTCCATCCCCTGATACAAGTTTGCGACTTGGTCACCATAACCATTAAACAGCAAAGTAGGTTGTCGGGTCACTTGACCTAAACCCCCGGCACCAATAAAACGCTCGGTGGCTTGTGACCAACGAGGATGATCAACTTGCGGATTCACATTGGCAAAAAAACCATACTCACTAGGCGCGGATAGGTTCCATGTAGTATCTGGCATCTGCTCGGTTAGGCGAATTTTGACGATAGACTTAATTCCTTTAAAGCCATATTTCCAAGGAACAACCAAGCGGATCGGAGCGCCATTTTGATTAGGTAATGTTTTTCCATATACGCCAGTGGCAAGTAAGGTTAGCGGGTTCATGGCTTCATCTAAACGCAGTCCTTCAACATAGGGATAAGATAACCCACCGCCGATATAACGGCTTTTTTGGCCCGGCATTTGTTCAGGAGCATAACGAGTTTCAAAGGCAACATATTTGGCTTTGCTGGTGGGCTCCACCAATGCCAATAATTTGGCTAATGGAAAACCAATCCAAGGAATAACCATCGACCAAGCCTCGACGCAGCGCATACGATAAATACGTTCCTCTAAGGGAAACTTGGTGTTGATATCATCTAAATTAAGGGTCAAAGGACGATTCACTTCGCCATCAATGGTGATTGTCCATTCGTCGGTAATGAGGGTATGCGCATTTTCAGCGGGGTCAGATTTTCCTAGCCCAAACTCATAAAAGTTATTATAGCCAGTCACTTTATCTTCAGGTGTCAGGGTTAACGATGACTGAAACTCCTCCGGCTGAATAAATGTCAGCGCTTTTCTTGGCGCTGAGGGTGTTGCTGGCGTATCGTCACTTAACCAAGAAAATAAGCCTGCATTTGCTGTCGCGGCAACGGTTAAACCTGCCGCCCCCACACCTAAGGCTTTGAGCAGTTGTCGGCGCTTCATAAAAAAAATGGATTCATCCGTGATTTGAGATCCAGGGATTTTAGGTAACTTTTTCATTGTGCGCTCCATAGCAAAAAGAAGAATGAAATCAGTTATACCGAATGCGTGATCAAAGTGGCTGACAGTAAGATGACAAATTTGTCATCTTACTTAATTGTAGGAAATTTTAGGGTAATGATGCTGGTGCCTGCATGGTGTTCAAAGCTAACCGAACCGCCATGCAGTTCAACAATGGCTTTGACAATCGCCAGACCTAATCCGGTTCCCTCTGTAGTTCTGGCATTATCTCCGCGCCAAAAACGAGTGAAAATTTCCTCACTATTTTGTAGCGGTTCTCCTTGGTTAGTGATGCAGATTTCTCGTTGCTGAGGATGCTCAATGATTTGGGTAACCACGCGAGTATTTGGGTGAGAGTATTTAATCGCATTAGCGATAACATTCATGAATACACGGCTCAGTAATACCGGGTCAGCATCAAGCATGAGGGTTGAAGGTTTACAATAAAGCGTAATCTGTTTCTCTTCTGCATAAGCAGAAAATAGCTCATAAACATCATTCACTAATCCTGAGACTGAGAGATTTTCTCGATTTAACGTAATATTTTTATTTTCAGCACGTGCAATAAATAACGTGCTTTGGATCATCTGTGCCAGCTTATCGAGCTCTTCAATATTACTAATGATGACGTCTTCATATTCGCTAGCACTGCGGGAGCGCTGGAGCGTAATTTCATTTTGCACTCGAATGGCATTAATGGGCGTTCTTAACTCATGAGCTAAGTCATCGGCGAACTGGGTTAGTTTAACAAAGTCATGTTTTAGCCGTTGGCGCATCGTATTCATTGATTCGCCCAGTTCTTTTAACTCTTGTGGAAGCTTCGCAATATCGATCGGATCATTCAGCGCATGTACGTCCGTTTTGATCGTGATCTGGCTCAGTGATTGAATATCGGAGAGCCCTTTTTTCAGCAACCATAAACTCAGTAACCCCATCAGCAGTATTGAGAGAGCAGATACAAGCACGCTTTGGGTTAAATATTGGGTTAATACCCCGCTGCGGTCGACGGAGACTTTACCGAGTACCACATGGAGCTGCCCTAATGGTGAGTTCATGGCGAAATAGACTGCGGAGATGGGGATATTTTGTGCGGTTTGCCAATGGTTGATGGCATGAATATTGAGTTGCCCAAGGTTCACTAACCGCAGTGGTTGGGTATCCAGAAGTTCGCTGTTAGTCGCGACGAGTATGTGCCCACTCGCATCAGAAATTTGGATCAAATCTTGGCGCATGTCCATCATGCTTTGGAAATACATCGGTAGCGTTTTGATATCGATGCCACCGGAAATTAACTTAGCAAGCTGCTCTGCACGGTTCACTAGCAAATTATTGTCTTGTTCAGACAGCTCATTCTTCAGCGAGTGATACAAAACCCATGTCACGATGCCAGCATTAGCGACCATCAGAATGATAAACAGGGAAATAAGTTTAAAGCGTAACGACTTTTTTTTCATTCTATTGGCCTATTTAAGCGGTATCCCATCCCTCGAATGGTTTCGATAAGCTTGACCTCAAACTCATCATCAATTTTTTTTCTCAATCGACGGATGGCGACATCGATGATATTGGTATCACTGTCAAAATCGATGCCCCAAACTTCACTGGCAATTAAGGTTCTTGGTAAAATTTCATCGCTATGCAGCACGAAAAACAGCAACAAAGAAAACTCTTGGCGGGTTAAGATAATTTTCTTTCCTCCGCGTTCAACATCATGGCGGGTCAGATCTATCTTTAAATCTGCAATAGTCATGGTTGTCGAGCTTGGTTGATTAACTTTGAGTTGGTTTTTAACACGCGCTAATAATTCAGAAAACGAAAATGGTTTTACAAGGTAGTCATTGGCACCGAGCTCTAAGCCTTTAATACGATCATCTACGGCATCCCGTGCAGTGAGGCAAATAACGGGAATGCTTTTCGCGGTGCGTAAGATTTTTAAAATATCCCAGCCACTCATACCGGGCAGCATGATATCGAGAATAACCAATTGATAATTGTTTTCTAAAGCAAAGTAGAGTCCATCGCGACCATCATTAGCCACATCCACTAGAAAACCCGCTTCTTCTAAGCCATTTTTAACCCAACCTTGGGTTTTAAGGTGATCTTCAATTAATAGTATTCTCATGGAAACCCAGCACTCGTGTTATTTGACTTAATTCATCTTAAAGAAACTTTTACTGTAAAGAAACAGTCTGGGGTTTAGCAATAAAAATGAGGTATATGAAGATATTTCAGGGGAGAAAAACACGGGGAACTCATTGATTGCAGGTTCAACAAGCCCCGTGTTGGGGTAAGCTTAGTTTTCGCTATGTGGCTGGTAGCCGTAACGAATTGTCTCGACATCGTCGAGTTGAATTTGGGTCACGGTTGGCTGCGTAGTGGCAATCACGCGACCATCGCGGATGGAATAGCGTACTGGCACTTGGCGGCGTACTGCATCAAAACCATTTTCGGCAGGCAGGATCAGCAGGCTTGCGCGTTTCCCTTCATCGATACCGTAATTTTGCAAATTCAAGGTTTTCGCGCTGTGCTCAGTGATAAGCTTCAGGCCATCATTAATCTGACCATAGCCCATCAATTGGCAAACATGCAGACCCATATGCAGCACTTGCAGCATATTCGCGGTACCCAGCGGATACCACGGGTCGAACACATCATCGTGACCGAAGCAGACGTTGATATTGGCGGCGAGCATTTCCTTCACGCGGGTGATCCCACGACGCTTTGGATAGGTATCGAAACGACCTTGTAAGTGAATATTCACTAACGGGTTGGCGACGAAGTTAATCCCTGACATTTTCAGCAGACGGAATAAACGTGAAGCATAAGCGCCGTTATAAGAATGCATTGCCGTTGTATGGCTGGCAGTAACGCGTGCGCCCATATTTTCACGATGAGCAAGGGCGGCAACGGTTTCGACAAAACGTGACTGTTCATCATCAATTTCATCACAGTGAACATCGATTAAACGGTCATACTTTTGTGCCAGCGCAAAGGTCTTATGAAGTGATTCCACACCATATTCACGGGTGAATTCAAAGTGCGGGATGGCCCCGACCACATCTGCCCCTAAACGTAGCGCTTCTTCTAATAGCTCTTCGCCGTTTGGGTAGGACATGATCCCCTCTTGTGGGAAAGCAACGATCTGCATATCCACCCAAGGCGCGACTTCTTTTTTCACTTCCAGCATGGCTTTCAGTGCCGTTAAAGTGGCATCGGAAACGTCAACGTGGGTACGAACATGTTGGATACCGTTAGCTATCTGCCACTTTAGTGTTTGCCAAGCGCGCTGTTTTACATCGTCATGGGTCAGCATCGCTTTGCGTTCTGCCCAGCGTTCAATCCCTTCAAACAGGGTGCCAGACTGGTTCCAATTTGGCTGCCCAGCGGTTTGGGTTGTATCCAAATGAATATGTGGCTCAACAAACGGAGGAATAGCTAAACCACCTTCACCATCAAGGCTGTTGGCTAATACTTCACCTGCGGGCTGCGGAACGATAGCTTTGATTTGTTGATTTTCAATATCGATTCGCCACAGACCTTCACGCTCAGGTAAACGGACATTGTGGATATGTTGAATATGTTGATTAAGCACGGGTCATCTCCGAATTAGTGGCGTGTATGCGATTCAATAGTGGATTCAAAATGGCGTAGCAGATAGCGCCGCCAAGCACGGCGTTAACAGGGACAATGCCTGGCAGCCAATGTCCTGCGGCAACACCCGCAGCCACGGCGATTAACGCACTGATATTCACATCACGCATTTTGCTCATGTCAAAAGTGGCATAGCGATGACGATACATTAAGTAATCCGCGATGATAATGCCACCAATCGGTGGAATGGCTGCGGATAAGAAGGTCAGCCAGCTAACAAAGTTGTTGTACAGCCACAGTGCGCAGAGTGTGCCCACTAAGCCGTTGATAATGGATAACGTCTTGCTGGATAAGCCCGTAATGTTGGCGAACCCTAAGCCGGAAGCGTACAGCGCGTTGTCGTTGGTTGTCCAAATGTTCAAACCAAGCACGATAATTGCTGGTAAGAGTAACCCTTGCGCTATCATCACGTCGGAGATATCCGCCATGCCTAATGAAGCTGCGCCCGCCGCACCGAAGATAAA encodes:
- the msrP gene encoding protein-methionine-sulfoxide reductase catalytic subunit MsrP, with amino-acid sequence MKKLPKIPGSQITDESIFFMKRRQLLKALGVGAAGLTVAATANAGLFSWLSDDTPATPSAPRKALTFIQPEEFQSSLTLTPEDKVTGYNNFYEFGLGKSDPAENAHTLITDEWTITIDGEVNRPLTLNLDDINTKFPLEERIYRMRCVEAWSMVIPWIGFPLAKLLALVEPTSKAKYVAFETRYAPEQMPGQKSRYIGGGLSYPYVEGLRLDEAMNPLTLLATGVYGKTLPNQNGAPIRLVVPWKYGFKGIKSIVKIRLTEQMPDTTWNLSAPSEYGFFANVNPQVDHPRWSQATERFIGAGGLGQVTRQPTLLFNGYGDQVANLYQGMDLRRYF
- a CDS encoding heavy metal sensor histidine kinase, whose translation is MKKKSLRFKLISLFIILMVANAGIVTWVLYHSLKNELSEQDNNLLVNRAEQLAKLISGGIDIKTLPMYFQSMMDMRQDLIQISDASGHILVATNSELLDTQPLRLVNLGQLNIHAINHWQTAQNIPISAVYFAMNSPLGQLHVVLGKVSVDRSGVLTQYLTQSVLVSALSILLMGLLSLWLLKKGLSDIQSLSQITIKTDVHALNDPIDIAKLPQELKELGESMNTMRQRLKHDFVKLTQFADDLAHELRTPINAIRVQNEITLQRSRSASEYEDVIISNIEELDKLAQMIQSTLFIARAENKNITLNRENLSVSGLVNDVYELFSAYAEEKQITLYCKPSTLMLDADPVLLSRVFMNVIANAIKYSHPNTRVVTQIIEHPQQREICITNQGEPLQNSEEIFTRFWRGDNARTTEGTGLGLAIVKAIVELHGGSVSFEHHAGTSIITLKFPTIK
- a CDS encoding heavy metal response regulator transcription factor, whose amino-acid sequence is MRILLIEDHLKTQGWVKNGLEEAGFLVDVANDGRDGLYFALENNYQLVILDIMLPGMSGWDILKILRTAKSIPVICLTARDAVDDRIKGLELGANDYLVKPFSFSELLARVKNQLKVNQPSSTTMTIADLKIDLTRHDVERGGKKIILTRQEFSLLLFFVLHSDEILPRTLIASEVWGIDFDSDTNIIDVAIRRLRKKIDDEFEVKLIETIRGMGYRLNRPIE
- a CDS encoding cytosine deaminase, which produces MLNQHIQHIHNVRLPEREGLWRIDIENQQIKAIVPQPAGEVLANSLDGEGGLAIPPFVEPHIHLDTTQTAGQPNWNQSGTLFEGIERWAERKAMLTHDDVKQRAWQTLKWQIANGIQHVRTHVDVSDATLTALKAMLEVKKEVAPWVDMQIVAFPQEGIMSYPNGEELLEEALRLGADVVGAIPHFEFTREYGVESLHKTFALAQKYDRLIDVHCDEIDDEQSRFVETVAALAHRENMGARVTASHTTAMHSYNGAYASRLFRLLKMSGINFVANPLVNIHLQGRFDTYPKRRGITRVKEMLAANINVCFGHDDVFDPWYPLGTANMLQVLHMGLHVCQLMGYGQINDGLKLITEHSAKTLNLQNYGIDEGKRASLLILPAENGFDAVRRQVPVRYSIRDGRVIATTQPTVTQIQLDDVETIRYGYQPHSEN